The Pirellulimonas nuda genome includes a region encoding these proteins:
- a CDS encoding sulfatase family protein has product MPATLQACLVLVLLCPVAEGAAAVEESRTTYPNILLVVSDDHSAPHVGCYGNPDVRTPVLDRLSQHGILCRRAYVTAPQCVPSRASILTGRMPLEIGLCRFSDNLRREVKILPEYLSQVGYFTGLCGRAYHLDGSGDANRPAIRALLTQDELPNIKERVDFCRVAGHPNLGEQALKQMQEFLDQKPADRPFFLQLCWSDPHRGWDDAPKPDPIDPRQLTLPETYPDTPGVRKDLAEYYNEINRLDAHTGRALEVLRERELYDNTIVVFIGDNGGSQFRGKGTLNELGIWVPLIIRLPHDEHAGTELTPLVSAEDLVPTLLEAIGLSIPSEITGKSFYPGLAGRDYEAREYVFAERMGHTAALPVNSSAFDLGRAVVSERFKRIYNCIWQLPYTPVDFDHAPFFNHLKKRNGAGELSELHSRLYFSDRAMFELYDLAEDPLELNNLAGSAEAREVENRLRTVLSAQMMRAHDFLPPPIPGKKGW; this is encoded by the coding sequence GTGCCCGCCACGCTGCAGGCCTGCCTTGTACTCGTGCTGCTTTGTCCGGTGGCTGAGGGGGCCGCTGCTGTCGAAGAGAGCAGGACCACCTACCCCAACATCCTGCTGGTGGTTTCGGACGATCATAGCGCGCCGCATGTCGGTTGCTACGGGAACCCCGACGTCCGCACCCCGGTGCTCGACCGACTGAGCCAGCACGGCATCTTGTGCCGCCGTGCTTATGTGACGGCGCCGCAGTGCGTGCCTTCACGGGCGTCCATACTGACGGGAAGAATGCCGTTGGAAATCGGGCTGTGTCGCTTTTCAGACAACCTTCGGCGCGAAGTTAAGATCCTGCCGGAATACCTCTCGCAGGTTGGGTACTTCACGGGCTTGTGCGGTCGTGCGTACCACCTGGATGGATCGGGCGACGCCAACCGCCCCGCGATACGCGCCCTGCTGACGCAAGACGAGCTGCCGAACATCAAAGAGCGTGTCGACTTCTGCAGGGTCGCCGGCCACCCGAATCTCGGTGAACAGGCCCTGAAGCAGATGCAGGAGTTTCTCGATCAGAAGCCCGCCGATCGGCCCTTTTTCCTGCAGCTATGCTGGAGCGATCCCCACCGCGGTTGGGACGACGCCCCCAAGCCGGACCCCATCGATCCGCGCCAACTGACTCTGCCGGAAACCTATCCAGACACGCCAGGCGTGCGGAAGGACCTCGCGGAGTACTACAACGAGATCAACCGGCTCGACGCCCACACCGGTCGGGCTTTGGAGGTACTTCGGGAGCGCGAGCTATACGACAACACGATCGTCGTGTTCATCGGCGACAATGGCGGGAGTCAGTTCCGCGGCAAAGGCACGCTCAACGAACTGGGGATCTGGGTGCCCCTGATCATCCGCTTGCCCCACGACGAGCACGCAGGGACAGAACTAACGCCGCTTGTCAGCGCGGAAGACCTTGTTCCTACCCTGCTTGAAGCGATCGGACTCAGTATCCCGAGTGAGATCACCGGCAAGAGCTTCTACCCGGGGCTAGCGGGCCGCGACTACGAGGCGCGTGAGTACGTCTTCGCGGAACGCATGGGGCATACCGCCGCCCTCCCCGTGAACAGCTCTGCATTTGACCTGGGAAGGGCCGTGGTGAGCGAGCGATTCAAACGGATCTACAACTGCATCTGGCAACTCCCCTACACGCCGGTCGACTTCGACCATGCGCCCTTTTTCAATCATCTAAAGAAACGCAACGGAGCGGGCGAGCTGAGCGAGTTGCATTCGCGCCTCTACTTCTCCGACCGCGCCATGTTCGAGCTGTACGACCTGGCCGAAGACCCGCTGGAGCTCAACAACCTGGCGGGCTCGGCGGAGGCGCGCGAGGTCGAGAACCGGCTACGCACGGTGCTGAGCGCCCAGATGATGCGTGCGCATGATTTTCTGCCGCCGCCGATTCCTGGCAAGAAGGGCTGGTGA
- a CDS encoding ISAs1 family transposase, whose amino-acid sequence MGAKASVRIAEHFEGLTDPRRREVTYPLVNIVAMALCAVLSGADDFVAIADWSREKKDWLARFLDMSSGVPSHDRFNAVFAAIKPAEFEKCLLSFITALHEVTEGQVIAIDGKTLRRSFDAASSKAPIHMVSAWASANHIALGQVVTDAKSNEITAIPKLLDILEIQGCLVTIDAMGCQREIAEQIVVGGGDYVLAVKGNQPKLHTAIKGFFAAHLEDDCSGIDCRRSESHEKGHGRQDDRYYYLAKLPDGFDEGSKWRGLKAIGLACRITTHADGTQTHDTRYYIASRYLSGQKFADAVRGHWAIENALHWQLDVTFGEDQCRIRKGHADANFSLLRRTALSLLKNNTSRKLGVKNKRLAAAWSDQYRLEVLCGR is encoded by the coding sequence ATGGGCGCCAAGGCGAGCGTGCGGATTGCGGAGCATTTCGAGGGCCTCACCGACCCGCGTCGGCGTGAGGTGACCTACCCGCTGGTGAACATCGTGGCGATGGCGTTGTGCGCGGTGCTGAGCGGGGCGGACGACTTCGTGGCGATCGCCGACTGGTCGCGGGAGAAGAAGGATTGGCTGGCGAGATTCTTGGACATGAGCAGTGGGGTCCCCTCGCACGACCGCTTCAACGCGGTCTTCGCGGCGATCAAGCCGGCGGAGTTCGAGAAGTGCCTGCTGAGCTTCATCACGGCGTTGCACGAGGTGACCGAAGGGCAGGTGATCGCGATCGACGGCAAGACCTTACGGAGGAGCTTCGACGCGGCGAGCAGCAAGGCGCCGATCCACATGGTCAGCGCGTGGGCGTCGGCCAATCACATCGCGCTGGGGCAGGTGGTCACCGACGCGAAGAGCAACGAGATCACGGCCATTCCCAAGCTGCTGGATATCCTAGAAATCCAGGGGTGTTTGGTGACGATCGATGCGATGGGCTGCCAGCGGGAGATCGCCGAGCAGATCGTCGTGGGAGGGGGGGACTACGTGCTGGCGGTCAAGGGGAACCAGCCCAAGCTGCACACAGCGATCAAGGGCTTCTTCGCCGCCCACCTCGAAGACGATTGCAGCGGCATCGATTGCCGCCGCTCCGAGTCGCACGAGAAGGGGCACGGCCGGCAGGACGATCGCTACTACTACTTAGCGAAGCTTCCGGACGGGTTCGACGAGGGGAGCAAGTGGCGCGGGCTCAAGGCGATCGGCCTGGCGTGCCGCATCACGACCCACGCCGACGGAACGCAGACGCACGACACCCGCTACTACATCGCCAGCCGCTACCTCAGCGGCCAAAAGTTCGCCGACGCGGTCCGTGGCCACTGGGCGATCGAGAACGCGTTGCACTGGCAACTAGACGTCACCTTCGGCGAAGACCAATGCCGCATCCGCAAAGGCCACGCCGACGCCAACTTCAGCCTGCTGCGCAGGACAGCGCTGAGCCTGCTCAAGAACAACACCTCACGCAAGCTGGGCGTCAAGAACAAACGCCTCGCGGCCGCATGGAGCGACCAGTATCGGCTGGAAGTCCTGTGCGGGAGGTGA